From Triticum aestivum cultivar Chinese Spring chromosome 4A, IWGSC CS RefSeq v2.1, whole genome shotgun sequence, a single genomic window includes:
- the LOC123087976 gene encoding uncharacterized protein, which translates to MTAPLGVRLLVGADAPTPLQDSAEDAAAFLALPVSLLGKECLMDSAGNLYARVEALPRAGAGAAEDALLRAPAGAVVVGSAKRLLALAGAMRVAERLAGGRTAPADRAEPSTAADMDIDSGGDAVSSSHSGRDPGAKRRRGGGGDDAHGVLQRPAKRRILAWRVRRYRSLVAKAKATARRARIRAVRRRVPAWKCVQRQLARATLSGDGLHRWSPGGAGGEGGGAA; encoded by the coding sequence ATGACGGCGCCGCTCGGCGTGAGGCTCCTCGTCGGCGCCGACGCGCCGACGCCCCTCCAGGATTCGGCCGAGGACGCCGCGGCCTTCCTCGCCCTGCCGGTCAGCCTGCTCGGGAAGGAGTGCCTGATGGACAGCGCCGGCAACCTCTACGCCAGGGTCGAGGCCCTGCcccgcgcgggcgcgggcgcggccgaGGACGCCCTCCTCCGCGCGCCGGCGGGGGCGGTCGTCGTCGGCTCCGCCAAGCGCctgctcgccctcgccggcgcaaTGAGAGTGGCGGAGCGGCTGGCCGGCGGGAGGACGGCCCCCGCGGACCGCGCCGAGCCGAGCACCGCAGCCGACATGGACATCGACTCCGGCGGCGACGCCGTCTCCTCGAGCCATTCGGGCAGGGATCCGGGCGCCAaaaggaggcgcggcggcggcggcgacgacgcgcACGGCGTGCTCCAGAGGCCGGCGAAGCGCCGGATCCTCGCGTGGAGGGTGCGCCGGTACCGGTCACTTGTGGCCAAGGCCAAGGCGACGGCGAGGAGGGCCAGGATCCGGGCGGTGAGGAGGAGGGTGCCCGCTTGGAAGTGCGTCCAACGGCAGCTCGCGCGCGCCACCCTTAGCGGCGACGGCCTGCACAGATGGAGccccggcggcgccggcggcgaaggaggaggagcTGCTTAG